The genome window aattttttattgtacgtGTTGGTGTGAACGTGAAAATAAACGAGAGATTCAACAGTTATTTCCTTTATTTATTGGTCATTTCCACATTACACAATGTGTAGTATATAGCAAAAGCGGAGTAAAAATAGCGTAGCAAATCACCCGACAATAATCCTACCACTAGTGTTAATGAACGGAAAATTGAAGTCTTCAGCTTAATTTGATTATTACGGAATGTCTTGGTTATTGCACATGCACGAATGGGAAAAGTGGGATGTCAgcgttgttattttattaacacGTTTGCTCTACGAAAATTCATGCAAGCTACGGTTATATAAAGCAAAAGTGTTAATAATGATGATGTTACATGTCGCAATGCTTTCCTCATATGGGTCTATTCCTTTTCGATTCACTCTGAAAGAAAACAGTCGAGTGAAAAGTCACATTTTCGGAAGGACATCGTTCACAacatgacaaataaaattatacttACCCTGGATCCTGGGGGTTTTTCGGTTTCAAGCAATTTAGTCAAGGACGCGATCGATCTGCTTAACGATTTCACCATTCCTAGACCTTGAGACCGCTGAGGTAGGCACTAGACTCACATTTACAGCAATATAGCTCAAAAgtgcaaaaataaatcaactaAATGAAGAAGTGAGGTGAGGGTGGGTGCGATCAAGCGATCGAATCACAAAAGTTGCCGGCGGCGAGAGACGCCGCCAACTTTTATGACGAATAAAGTGAACgaaacaaaagtgaaaagcAAATGTACAACACTCAAAAGCGACAGCAACACAAATGATTAGTGCCAGTTAACAGCTTTATCAACTCCATTGGGAAATTAATAGAATCGagttaaaagaaaaagttgggAGACAAAACGTCATGCGTAGCGAGggataaataaacaataatttcggTCGATAAAGATATGAATTTATTGTAAACAATGTTAACAAACACTAAAATTTAAAGTAACACAATTTTAGTTCGTTTTATACAATAGACTATGTgcaaaattatacaaaaaaatttaaattaagtaGTTTGACTTACAAAATGAGACTCACTATAAACGCAATAATTGACAAATGTATTGGAAGATCCAAAATGGCGGCGTCGCCATTTGACCAATCAAGGGCGAGGAAGACAGAAAAAAAGAGTGGACCTTCGTCGACGAAATGCTTTGATGCTTACGTATAACAGGCAACAAGAGGCggatataatttagttttgttGAAAGCGTTTAAAATTATATGATAGGACAACCCAGTGTGCATTAGTACCTGAGGAAGCATCGTGAACAATAATAAGACCACCCACTTTTATCACTTTGtcttacaattaaaaaataatgtaacaaaaaagagagaaataatactattaataataaaaattaaattaaatacttTCTTTTCTTTAAGTTATCTACAATGTAAGTTGACATTTTAAGCTTGTACTTGCCTACGTTTTCTGCGCCATGCAACAGCGATAATATCGGCGATCTAATGGAAAAACAGGCGATGTTGTTAGAGATTCGGTGgaatgttaatttatttgaataggATAGACAAAGCTTAAAATGTAACGGAGACGTTTAGGAGCTAGGCGGCTTGTTGACGGGTGAATTAATGCCCAGGGCGTTAAACAGTTTCGTTTTCAATCCGCCCTTTTCCATGTCGGGAGTCCTTGCAGTGTTCGGCTGCCAAAAACAACAACATGTCAGAGCTGGATGGTGACAAAAACAATAGCTAGGCTACGTCCTATACGGCACCGACTCGACAAGTTGCGACcgcgaattttgagaaaaaCGAAACTCGAACACacgttattattattctgaTCTTGAAATGTGTGGTGCTTTGTATGTTTCCCGACTAAAACGGCAGATGGAGTTGATAAATGCTTGAACGGTGTAGACCGCATTCTATACACAtacataaatacaaaaaaagtatACAAATAAAAGAGACGAGGCCCAAAATTCAAAGCGAGTTACACGACTTACCTTAAGCGAGAACAAAGCAAACGTTTTACAAGCGATTTCTTTCGTTTTGATCGTCAAACTTATCTACTAGTCGGTGGGTCATACCTCATCTCCGTCGTAGCTCATCTCTAGGGACTCCCTGGAGCCTCGACGCGACGTCTTGTCCTTGACGCTGCCGGTTTTGCGCCTGTCCATGTCCCCCAAAATGTTGGCCATCTTGGAGTGCTTCACGATGTCCAGAGCCTGCTGAAACACGATCACTTCAACACCTACTCTCTCACGAGACAACAGAGAACAAGCTAGCACAAGCTAAATTAATCACTTACTTGTTGCACATGCTGCagcataaaacaaaaaacggtAATTGAGTGTCTTACTGTGGGGCTAAAGGCGAAAACGCACCTCTTTCCTGCTGCGCAAAGCGCAATCCTCCAGCGTCTCGGCGGCCTCGTACTTCCCTTGTCTGCGGTAGAGAGCCCCCAGGTTCTTGAGTGTCGTTGTCACGGTCGGCGAGTCCACTTTGGCGGCCTTGTGCCACCCTCCGTACTCACCGTAGGGTGCGTTCTCTCGGTTCTTAGCCTTGTTCTCTTCGCGCTCCTCGGCCACTTGCCAAATCGGTTTGTTATCACCTGACGACAGACAAACGGGCGTTCacaaggaaaaaataaaacacaacgtcaTGCAAGATAATtatattgattaaaaaatatgttcagTACACTGTATGGATCACTCTGTAACATAAATACTTGCGGACTTTCATCATTCGATCGTTCGCTCAGGAACCGACGAAAGCCCGCACGGAATGCGACAATACTGTGCGTGTATCGTGTCTACCCCTCGAAAACACGGCCCCAAACCCGAGAGTCATTCAGTCAAAACAAGATCAATTGTGCTCACCGTCAATCGTTCCGAATTCGCGTTCGTGCGCCCTATTCAATATTTGCTTGTACAACACTTCGGCTTCCTTGTATTTGCCCTGTTTCAAATAGCAAGAAGCCAGGTTGTTCATCGTCTTGCTGACGTTGGGGTCGTCGGGACCGAGACGTTTCTCGTAGATCTCCAACGCCCTCTGGTAATACTTCTCGACTTCTTCGTATTTGCCCTGAATAAAAGATTTCAAGCGACCGACAATACAACCTCTACACGTACCTGGTTCTGGCAGAGCAAAGCGAGATTGTTGAGTTGTTTGGCCACGTCGGGGTGGTCTCTCCCCAGCACCTTCTCTCTGATATCCAGCGCCCTCTTGCACAACGGTTCGGCCTCCTTGTACTTGCCCCGCTTGCCGTACAACACGGCCAGATTGTTGAGAGTGGCGGCGACGGCCGGGTGGTTCTCCCCCAGAGTCTTCTCCCGAATTGCCAAAGCGTCGTTCAACAAATTCGCCGCCTCTTTATACTTGTTCTGATCTCGGTACACCAAAGCTAGGATGTTCAACATGGTCGCCACGTCCGGATGATCGTGTCCGCTAGTCTTTTCCAAATCCTCCAATGCCTGCTTGCACAGCGGCACCGCCACCTCGTACCGCCCCTGCGAAGCGTACTGGATCACCAGGTTGTGCAGAGTGCGAAGCCGGGCCGGGATTTCGTAACCGGCGTTCACCTGCTGCGACAACTGCAACTGGTTGGGCGGCGTGGGAGACATATCTtgggaaaacaaaaattattaaccgCTCGGCGAGCTTCTCGATGGACATACTGTTTCTGTCTTCGTTGTCGTCGTCGGGGAAGAGATCGACAACTGGGTCGGGCTTCTCGCTTCTCGAGTGCTCGCTGGCGTTGTCGTCGTTCACGTCTTGGTCGTACTTGCTGACCGACCTCATGAACTCCAAGTGACGCTTCTCCTCTTCCAGCTGGGCCACCGTCTGCTCGCTGGCTTGGAGTCGCTGCTGGGTCGACGCCAGCTCGTCCCTGAGCCAGGCGTTCTCCTGGCAGAGGCGCCTCACCTGCGTCCTCAGCTTCTGCTTCTCGGCCTCGATCAGCTGCAGGTGGTTGGCCAGGGCCATGATCACCTGGAAGACGGCACCGTCACCAACGGGCATCGCAAAAAACGACGCTCAAACAACGAAACCCTACCCGTTTCCTCCGACCCATGTCGcacatttaagaaaaaaatcaaaacgacGACGACGCTGACGTAatctttcaattattttttctgtcattCTTACTAATTCAATTCGACTGTTTGCTTTGTATCATGGTAACTAGATTTAAATGTCTAAAACTGTATGTCAACAAACGAAGCAACGTTGCCAACCTGCTTGGAATAAATCCACTAAAAACTGACGtctttgaattaaaaaataccaaCAGCAAATCAATTCATCGATTATTATTAACTCCTAATCGACTTCTTCCCAATGGGAAATGTCGTACAAATGTTATCTACCATCCAAAAATATGTTCCTGGGGAATTATTATGTGGCAGGAAgctttttctgaatttttctGGGGTGTTTGTAGAGTGACTGTTCAAGTTAATTTCTCAAAATTATCAACAAAACAGACAAAATAACATAAACAAGGAAAGTTCTATACAATGGACCATATGTTGCACATGTTCAAATCTTCTTTTTTAGTAATCTattcacataaaaaataaattcaaggtCAATGCAAGTGATGGTAAATTTTCTCGctctagtaaaaaaaaaagtgtgctGCTTTATCTTTTCTCACAAGTGATGTAAATTACTTATACGTAAATAGAGAATACTCTTGTTTGTTATCATTATTTGTACAAGGCTTTATAAAGCAGTTCCCGGACGAAACATTTGCACGTTGTACAGATATGTGGACTGTGGAGTAAAATTTCCCTAAGTTGAAGGAGGAAAATATTTTAGGAAAATTTACTGATATTAGGAAACGTCCAAACGCCAAAATTCATCCACCCAGAAAAATGTTCTCATTTGCATTTaactaaaatatttattatctgACGGCTTTATTCAGGTCGTAAGAATCTGCGGAagaagcaaataaaatttataagacGGTTCCAGGAAGAGACATTCCAATTGGCAACGCAGCAGGAATTTTCGACATATCTGGAGCGAAAGAAATTCCTACGCTCggcgaaaaatatttttggaaaatctacCGACCCCCCGACCCCGACGGGCCGCGATTTTCGCTTCTCGGTCTTGAACTTGAAACTTCTTCGCCGCcaaacaaaatgtgcaaatgcATCGCTGCACCGTGCCAACTTTGGACAATTTCTAATCTGCAACCGAATCCCAGAATAAACGAGACATCGCTTTTCGCCGACCGATCTAgctgaaagaaaaagaaccgcgacaaaaattaattaaagcgAGACCGTCGGCCCACTTTTAGAAAGTCATCAATCAGACAAATTGCCTTCGATGGCGCTCGACCCGTCGTCATTCCGACCCGTGTAACGGCCTTCCTCGTCGCCCCCCACCCCATCCCGCAACCTCGCCATGACTCATCGGTGCTTCCCGCGATCGATGAAATCCACCCCTTCCGCCGCGCACCTTCACCGGAGGAGATCGAAACCCCATCgagtaaaaaaagaaaagttgaTACGTACTTGGGCCTCGCCGAGTCCTAGCTCGATCATGTCGGCGCTCTGCTGGACCAGGCCGGCGCGCTCGTTGGCCACCGGATCGGGGGCTTCGTGAAGGCCGTGCAGGATGCCGGCGTGCTCCGATCGGAGGGCCTCCAGGCCCTGGGCCACCGTCCTCACCGCCGAGACGATCTCTTCTTGGGACATCGCCGTCATTTTACCCAGGCTCTCGATTTTTTTACTGCAAACACAAAAACGTCCAGGTTACAGGGCGGGGTGGTGGAGTGCCGCGATTATGGAGAAGATCATCGTTTCGGACGGGAAAAAATTGTCGATTGCATAACGGTCGAGGTCAGCCGCAAACTATAAATAATTCCGTAGGAATTAATTTCGGATGGATTAGGGTAAAAGTCGTGGAAATGTACTCGCGTGAGCGGTTCGAATCGATTCGACGAGAAAGGTATGAATTTTTCGTTGAAACACGCTCAGAATAATCTTCTCTAATAACACCGGCATAGATTTTTTGTCTGACAAGCTGTTTAAGTAGCACAAACGGAAAGTCGCTGGACTTCTACATAGCACAAATTGCAAGCGACAAAGCTCGTCAAGTCGCGATCGCCACAACACAAAAGCGAAAGAGAAACCAAACAAGAAAAgtaaagaaaattaaagaCAAGACTTACATCCTATACGCGTTGATGGTTTTAGACATGTTTTTGCGAATTCTCCTTAACGAATCCAACGAGCACCCTGTTCATCACCACACGATCGTATTATTTGAGCGTCTATACAAAGATTATcaattttacttatttttgaTTATTGTAAATGCAAGGCTTTATCACAAGACGGATTATAacaacaatgcaaaaatataTCGGCGACTATCATGTAAAAACTTGTCGAAAAATTCACAGCGTCTCAAGCTCAAAGCTCTATTTTACATTATTGTTGGTCTATATTTTTTCCCCCAAAAAGATCGATAGCCGTCTAGTCGGAACCGAATCGATAAGGCCCATCAATCCTGTTCTTGtttataataaacaaaaaaatgacgACGATCCGGACGAGGCCGAATTCGACGCGACAATTCGAAATTTCCGGCAAACGTGCTCCTCCATTTTTCCCACCCCCTCTGGTAACAGTTTATTGGTGAAAAAAATCGTGGGCAACGGGAGATCGTATTTTTTCGAAAAGGGTGTGACACATTCGGTTAAAACGCGATAACTGACGCCGCTGCAGTCGGGAAACATCACTGCGTCGCGACGGCGCGCCTGCGCCCTCCCTTCGccccaacaacaacaataaatccCGTTTTTTACCCCATTTAATCAGTTTTCCAGCAAAATTTTCACGCGTGCAACTGTGGGTGGCGGCCTCCGACGACTTATCAGCTGCGCGGGGGCGACTCTCCTCCGGTCTTATCACCTTGTATCCAAGAGGCAGTTGATCGTTTTCTTGTTGAGATTTATTTTGCACCGTTACATCACTTTCTGTGTTTGATTGAAATTGCGACTACGCGCGACTTCACCGTGACTCACGCTGAGCTAACCCGATTCGGATTTTTTGCCAGTTTCCCACAAAGATCGACGCCCCCGCGACTGTACCCCCGGGTTTCGATCCATCACCGCGTATATCCTGCTCCGGCAGTTTCCTGCGTTTCTCGATATTTTAATGCAATTACCGGGGGGCGAGCTGCGTGACGGCGAATCAAATCAAAACAGTAATTACACAGAAAGTGCATCATAATGAGGAAAGTTGAGTGACAAGAGGGACTCGACTCGTCTTTCCAGAAACTGGAAAGTACTTACGTGTTGCTATCATCCATACCACGGGAATGCACTGCTCACCTGCTATGGCAATCAGTAGACCATAGCGTAACCTGCGACATAAATATATCACAAAAAATGAGCAACCTCGCAGGAATCGAAAGGACACTTGAACCGTGCCCTACCTAGGGAGTGCACACCGAGGGGCGACCGTTACTCACCTTTGTGCGTTGGCGGAGCGCGTAAACACTTAAATGCAACTATTTTTGACACCGCAATCACTTTCTTCTGACATTAATGGCTGCGCTTTTGATAACTATCTTCTCATTCCTTTTTGTTGAGAAGAGTGACAGATGACTGGAGCTACTGCGGCGCCCTCTACAGAATGTCACTAATTCATCCGGTCATCACAAAGAAtgcagaaaaaaatcgattccGGCCCCTCATAAACCTGCCCACCTACGCTTTCGACTGTTTAAATGTTAACCGGGGGGTTGGTCGTGGGCCGAAAAGTCCTCCGCTGATAAATCTGGGGAGTTCGCGTTTGTCAGGTTGTCGGTGGCAGACCTGTTTGGTGTCGTCAAAGTCAGGCGATCATCTGCATATGGCGATTTAGCTAGTTTTGCAGCATTATCGCTGTGTTGTTGCGTTTAATAAAGTTGTGCCGTAAAACTGGCATTTTAATTAGATTAGTACGTTACCGTGACGtatcttttaattgtttgaACGTTAATTCGGTTACAGATGGTACGTGGAAATAGCTGCGACTAGAAGGTGAGATCACGTTACGTGTGCACCATACacgctgtattttttttttatcattttgggTTACTAAAAATACACCGTTTTATTGACCGGTGGTTTTTGTCTGATTGCAGCGATCGCCGAGtgcagattttttttccgTCTGGACCCTGAACGAGTTccgttattttatttttgcttctGTGGGAGTTCTCGTCCAGAAGGGCGCTACCATTTATATGACTTTAGTAAGCCACAAAGGTGAGTTCCACTCCACTCGCAAACCACTCGACACGATCGCTTGGAGACAGCGTTATCGCTCGATTTTTGCAGTAAAAGCGATGACGCAACACgcttatttacataaacaaTCGGTGGGGCGTTGTGcggattttgaaaaatgtgtcaCGTGACGCGGTGGCGGTCGATTCGAAAAGTCGGAGGCGAGCCCGGGGGCGTTGCGTTCCGACGACGCAATTTCACCGTCGAGCGGACGAGAACAGTGGCGTTcgcgataaaaataattggagATGTTGTCGCATCGTGGTGATCGATATGGCCGTGGCATTGCGCCGGTTCGACGACATCGATTCGCGCCGCGACGCTTACGTGGCCGTCAGTCTCGGTGCGGCGGCCTCGAAAACCTCAACATAACAGCTCTCGTGGAAGCCAAGACCGAGGGGCGAACGGCCTCCCCCATGCCCATGCTGTCGCCTCTTCACGATGGTGAGACCAGTAGGTATTCCGTTATCGCGGGAGTCTCGGATCAACGTCGGATTGTTCTCGACGGATCGTGGGAGTCATCGACGATTTGACGTTtgatcaatgtcaaaatttttcgcCAAATGTAGTTTGTTCGAAATTCTGTCGTAGTCGTCCCGATGTCGCAGCGACCTATTATGGTACTGAACTATCCGGAAGCAGACGGTATTGTCGCGCACTCAATGGTCACGCAACGGATGAACGGGTCGTGTTGATGATTTTTCAGACCATATGGTACCCGGAAAACGGTCCGTCAAATTCGGTGTGTGATGCGAATTTTTCCCACAGGTAAGACACGGGAGGGGGGCTCTTCCGCTCGGTTCCGGGGTCCGAGCGCGGGGTGCGCGtgcgtgtgacgtcacgacACCTCTGGAATCCCTCCgcttgttgatttttttattattttaatttgccgGCGATTTAGTGACCCACTGTCACaagcgaaaaaaaattaacgagTTTGTTGACTCGACGACGTTTCAGTTGCGCGAAAGCGGACCCACCCCTGTGAGTTTCCGACACGTTTTCGTCCACCCGAGCGACTCCCACACGCGAAACATAACGATTTTCGGATTAGAGTCCGAACTTGTCAAATGTTTTCTCTTTTTCCAGAGACATTATTAACCAAAAGCATAGTTGGGAGTTTAGGGCCCGAGCCAGCGAGGTGTATGACTTCGCAGCGACGTGAGCCCACCTGTTATAGGACGACAAAATTTTCATCGACAAATAGGCATCGGAAACTCCAGCCCTTCAGAGAAACGTGACTGACGACACCATTGAGAATTCTAGCACCAAAATTACCAACAGCAGCCAAACAACCAAAATCACCGCAACCATTATCGACGACAACAACGACGACAGTACAGCCGTTGGTACGCCACTGGCACCATGGGCAGCGTCAACGTCAATCGCAACGTCAGCGATGTCTTCTACCGCTACAAGATGCCCCGGCTGATGGCCAAGGTGGAGGGCAAAGGTAACGGCATCAAAACGGTCATCGTTAACATGGTCGAGGTGGCCAAGGCCCTCGGCCGTCCCCCCACCTACCCCACAAAGTACTTCGGGTGCGAACTGGGCGCCCAGACTCAGTtcgatttcaaaaatgaacgaTTCATAGTCAACGGTTCGCACGACGCCGGAAAATTGCAAGACTTGCTCGACGGCTTCATCAGGAAGTAAGTCCTGCGACGCGCCGACACCTCCCCCTCCTCTCAACCCCCTCAATTCTCAGATTCGTTCTGTGTCCCGAGTGCGACAACCCGGAAACCGAGCTGCTGGTCTCCACCAAGCGCAGCACCATCTCTCAAGGCTGCAAGGCTTGCGGTTATCACGGCAACTTGGAGTCTAACCACAAGCTGGTCACTTTCATCCTGAAGAACCCGCCGAACCTGAATCCCGCCGTGCAAGGATCTTCGTTGACCGAAGGCAAGCGATCGAAGAGAAGCAAGCGCACCAACGGAGAGACCAACGGCGACACCAGCCAAGTCGACGACCAGAACGACACTTTGGACGTGTCCGCCAGCGAGAACTCCGGCAAGCACGTGAGTCGACGACAACCGCGGACTGAACACACACGAtcgatttgtttgtttttgttttttagaaCGCCGGCGACGACGACACCGAATGGGCGGCAGACGTGTCGGAAGAGGCGGTGCGCGCTCGCATGCAGGACTTGACCGACGGCGCCAAACACATGACCATCAACGACGACCTGGAGAAGAGCGAAAAAGAACGCATGGACATCTTTTACGTGTTGGTCAATTCGAAACGCGACGCCGGCCAGTTGGAGAACGCCCAGATGCACAAGGACTTGTTAGGCGAGGCCGAGCGTCTCGATATCAAGACCAAGGCGCCACTCGTCCTCGCCGAAGTACTTTTCGATCAAAATATGAGAGCCCAGCTGTACGAATACAGGATGTTGCTGTTGCGTTTCTGTCACAACGACAAGAAGGCGCAAAGATATCTGATGGGGGGATTCGAGCAGGTGATCGCTCTGCATCGCGATTCGCTGCTCAACAAGGTGCCGGGACTGCTTAAGATTCTGTACGATTTGGATATTCTGAGCGAAGCGGCGATCATCGCGTGGGCAGAAAAGGTGCGGAGCCTCGCCGGTCGCGTCGTCAGAGGTTTGATGAGTTTGTCGATTTTTGCAGGTGTCGAAGAAGTACGTGTCAAAAGAGATCAGTCAAGAGATTCACGACAAGGCCGCCCCATTCGTGACATGGTTGAAGGAAGCCGAGACGGAAGAGTCCGAAAGCGAAGAAGAAACCGATGATGATGTCGAAATTGAATACAACGACCGAGCTCAAGTCGTTCCATTGAAGCCAACTTCCAAACCAACCAACAAAAAGACGGAAGATGTTGATGATGGAGAGGATGACGTCGATATCGATGCTATTTAAAGAATTTCATCCCGACGACAGGGTGCCgagtgttttttgttctttttttttccaagttgGGTCGCACTcggctttttattttttttgtctctGAAAGATTCGcattctttttgtttcttatCTTCATCAAATGGTTGTATGTTTAGCGAGTAACGTTtgaactattttttatttgttccaaGTAGTTATAAAACTGTTTTTCCGGTACCCGACATTTTCTATGTAACAAACTTCCAATCCCCCAAATAAATTATGATTATTGTATCATTTATAGGCTTTCATTATAACAAAGTGGTTTTCTTTATACAATATTATATGAGATGTTATATAAaggattttattaataattattataattactaTTATAGTTATATAGATAGGTTTCCATATTTCCCATGTCAAAATATCGAGCAAGCTGTATCCGTGGGTTTTacgattttattattgtttaaatgtgaataaaatttaaagcatCATCGTCATGTTTCTCTAACCTAAGCGATAAAATTGTTGACGTGGAATTCGTATCCGTTGCCTCTTCCAGATCGCACCGGTAACAACCAGCAGCACAAGTTCTCTCCAAACACTTCTGTGAAATTGTTCCACTTGCCAAGATCGAAGGTCACGTTGTCTTCGATAAAAGTGATGTCGCGCAGGGCCTCTATTGTCGTCTCATTCCGACAAACCAGACTTACATGGTAGAAGTACAAAATCGACACGAGCATTCCGCCGACCGCCGCCACCAAAAACCTACAATTCCGCATTTCAAGGAAAAATTGTCGAACCGGCAACACCGCACACCACTGATCGCCACCAGGCAACGTACAAGTTAGCATCGTGGCAGTGTTGCCACGATTGCGGCAAATTCTCGACTCACCCGATTCCGACTTGGAGCTTGCCGACGCTGGTCTGGAAATCGCGCCAGATCTCCATCAGATATTCGGCAACACTTGCGACGTAAAAAGTGCACAGGACCATACCATAGAGCAACAAGAGGATGAAATGTTTGTAATTGGAAAATCCGATGCAGTTGGCGACCCACGGGCAGTGGTGGTCCATCTTGAGGATGCATTTGGAGCAAGTGGTGCAATGGTGAGTCCTGTCGGGTTTGATGAGCATGCAAGACTTGCAGTAGCGGACTTTGCCGTTAGGGGCGCACGTGTACACTTCTAATTTTCTCAAgttaattatctttttgagTATGAGATTGGCTTCGTCGTCGGTGTAGGTCAACAGCTTGGTGTGTTCGTTGGAAGAGAGGCGGTACTCGTCGGGGACGGAATCGTGGCGGTCGAAAACCGTCTGGATGAAGGACCAAACGAACAGTACCAGGATTATGTGGAACGCAGCGAGATAAGTGGTTTTCTTGACCACGCAGCAGAGGAAGATGATGCAGAATTGGACGACGTAAGAGTAGTAAGACCAAACTACTATCAATACCAGCACTACAGGAGGGAtggattttaaaaatgaccTAAACATAACATGACATGACATTTCACTGACAGAACTGTTGCCCTTCCATGACTGATAATTAATAGTTTAAGGGTGTTCActctaaataatttatttttcgattGTTGGTAgtacaaaaatatgtatgcTTATGGGGGGGAATTACAGATAAAAATACATCTCATCGCGAGCACACCATGCAGTCCCTCAGGTCCAATCTGTTCACTATTTCCAGAAGAATCTCCAGATCGCATAAAGAGTCGATTGACGCGGGGCACCCCAGTAAAACCACGGGAACCCCCTCCATCACAATActataattgaaattattttgcgAAAAAGTCACACATTTCGGTGGATGGCTTTTGGCAAACGTGTACACCGTGCTCAAATCGTGGTTCATCGTCACTGTCACTTTCCACGTAGGTGACGGTAACTTCATCACACAAACCAACTCAGCCAAGTTTGCAAAATCAAAAGTCAATTCACTGGAAACCGGCTGGGAGGAAAGTGGGCGCTTATCACCAACAACCCCATTTAACTGTCTTTTCCTATAAAAAGTCTCTCGTTTTTGACCACGTCTGTGCTCCTTCTTCACACCATTTTTCAACTGCAGCCTCCTCACCGTAGACTTGAATGGGCGCGTCTGGACGGGGCGC of Tenebrio molitor chromosome 6, icTenMoli1.1, whole genome shotgun sequence contains these proteins:
- the Klc gene encoding kinesin light chain isoform X5, which gives rise to MIATRCSLDSLRRIRKNMSKTINAYRIKKIESLGKMTAMSQEEIVSAVRTVAQGLEALRSEHAGILHGLHEAPDPVANERAGLVQQSADMIELGLGEAQVIMALANHLQLIEAEKQKLRTQVRRLCQENAWLRDELASTQQRLQASEQTVAQLEEEKRHLEFMRSVSKYDQDVNDDNASEHSRSEKPDPVVDLFPDDDNEDRNNMSPTPPNQLQLSQQVNAGYEIPARLRTLHNLVIQYASQGRYEVAVPLCKQALEDLEKTSGHDHPDVATMLNILALVYRDQNKYKEAANLLNDALAIREKTLGENHPAVAATLNNLAVLYGKRGKYKEAEPLCKRALDIREKVLGRDHPDVAKQLNNLALLCQNQGKYEEVEKYYQRALEIYEKRLGPDDPNVSKTMNNLASCYLKQGKYKEAEVLYKQILNRAHEREFGTIDGDNKPIWQVAEEREENKAKNRENAPYGEYGGWHKAAKVDSPTVTTTLKNLGALYRRQGKYEAAETLEDCALRSRKEHVQQQALDIVKHSKMANILGDMDRRKTGSVKDKTSRRGSRESLEMSYDGDEPNTARTPDMEKGGLKTKLFNALGINSPVNKPPSS